One part of the Pseudomonas sp. MYb118 genome encodes these proteins:
- a CDS encoding proline--tRNA ligase yields the protein MRTSQFLLATQKETPSDAVVISHQLMLRAGMIRKLASGLYTWLPMGLRVMRKVEAVVREEMNAAGSLEVLMPSTQPAELWQESGRWEEYGPELLRFKDRHQRDFCAGPTHEEVITDLMRNELSSYKQLPINLYQIQTKFRDEIRPRFGLMRGREFIMKDAYSFHADQPSLQVTYDRMHQAYCNVFTRLGLKFRPVEADNGSIGGAGSHEFHVLAESGEDDIVFSNGSDYAANIEKAEAVPRETSRPAPAEELRLVDTPDTKTIAALVEKFNLPIEKTIKTLIVHAEEEGKLIALIIRGDHELNEIKAANQPGVASPLVMASDAELRDAIGAGAGSLGPLNLPLPIIIDRSVELMSDFGIGANIDDKHYFGVNWERDLPVPTVADLRNVVSGDPSPDGKGTLEIKRGIEVGHIFQLGNKYSKAMKCEVLGENGKPVTLEMGCYGIGVSRVVAAAIEQNNDDKGIIWSDTLAPFQIALVPLRYETEQVREATDKLYAELTAAGFEVLLDDRDKKTSPGIKFADMELIGIPHRIVVSDRGLAEGNLEYKSRTEAEPQALPVADVLSFLQARIRR from the coding sequence ATGCGCACTAGTCAATTTTTGCTTGCCACACAGAAAGAAACGCCTTCCGACGCGGTCGTGATCAGCCATCAGCTGATGCTGCGCGCCGGCATGATCCGCAAACTCGCCTCGGGCCTGTACACCTGGCTGCCGATGGGCTTGCGAGTGATGCGCAAGGTCGAAGCCGTCGTTCGTGAAGAAATGAACGCCGCGGGTTCTCTGGAAGTGTTGATGCCGAGCACCCAACCGGCTGAGCTGTGGCAGGAATCCGGTCGCTGGGAAGAGTACGGCCCTGAATTGCTGCGCTTCAAGGATCGCCACCAGCGCGACTTCTGCGCCGGCCCGACTCACGAAGAAGTGATCACCGACCTGATGCGCAACGAGCTGAGCAGCTACAAGCAGCTGCCGATCAATCTGTATCAGATCCAGACCAAGTTCCGTGACGAAATCCGCCCACGCTTCGGCTTGATGCGCGGCCGTGAATTCATCATGAAGGACGCCTATTCGTTCCACGCCGACCAGCCTTCGCTGCAGGTCACCTACGACCGCATGCACCAGGCCTACTGCAACGTGTTCACCCGCCTGGGCCTGAAATTCCGCCCGGTTGAAGCGGACAACGGCTCCATCGGCGGCGCCGGCTCCCACGAATTCCACGTGCTGGCCGAGTCCGGCGAAGACGACATCGTCTTCAGCAACGGTTCCGACTACGCGGCGAACATCGAGAAGGCCGAGGCCGTGCCACGGGAAACCTCGCGCCCTGCGCCTGCCGAAGAGCTGCGCCTGGTCGACACCCCGGACACCAAGACCATTGCCGCGCTGGTGGAAAAATTCAATCTGCCGATTGAAAAGACCATCAAGACCCTGATCGTGCACGCCGAGGAAGAAGGCAAGCTGATCGCCCTGATCATCCGTGGCGACCACGAGCTCAACGAAATCAAGGCGGCCAACCAGCCAGGCGTAGCCAGTCCCCTGGTCATGGCCAGCGATGCCGAACTGCGCGACGCCATTGGCGCCGGCGCTGGTTCCCTCGGCCCGCTGAACCTGCCACTGCCGATCATCATCGACCGCTCCGTCGAGCTGATGAGCGACTTCGGCATTGGCGCGAACATCGACGACAAGCACTACTTCGGCGTGAACTGGGAGCGCGACCTGCCGGTTCCGACCGTGGCCGACCTGCGTAACGTGGTCAGCGGCGACCCAAGCCCGGACGGCAAGGGCACCCTGGAAATCAAGCGCGGCATCGAAGTCGGGCACATCTTCCAGCTGGGCAACAAGTACAGCAAGGCGATGAAGTGCGAAGTGCTGGGCGAGAACGGCAAGCCAGTGACCCTGGAAATGGGTTGCTACGGCATCGGCGTGTCCCGCGTGGTCGCCGCCGCCATCGAGCAGAACAACGACGACAAGGGCATCATCTGGAGCGACACCCTGGCGCCGTTCCAGATCGCCCTGGTGCCATTGCGCTACGAAACCGAGCAGGTTCGCGAAGCCACCGACAAGCTGTATGCAGAGCTGACCGCTGCCGGCTTCGAAGTGCTGCTGGACGACCGCGACAAGAAAACCAGCCCGGGCATCAAGTTCGCGGACATGGAGCTGATCGGCATTCCGCACCGGATCGTGGTCAGCGACCGCGGGCTTGCCGAAGGCAACCTGGAATACAAGAGCCGTACCGAGGCCGAGCCGCAAGCGCTGCCGGTCGCTGACGTACTGTCGTTCCTTCAGGCCCGTATCCGCCGCTGA
- a CDS encoding AmpG family muropeptide MFS transporter codes for MPRKTWRAALAAYASPSTLVLLLLGFAAGLPYMLVFSTLSVWLREAGVARETIGYASLIGLAYAFKWVWSPLLDQWRLPLLGKLGRRRSWLVLSQALVILGLIGMGFCDPQKHLSWLIAIAVVVAFASATQDIAVDAYRLEIADDSRQAALAASYMSGYRVAALLATAGALYFAEGFGSTGFNYKHSAWAGTYLLFGVLMVPALLTSLFMREPPVPLRTQLQAGRYTFVHQLASVFVLIVLLVSVPATFTQLYNTDFASVLFGGVSLLDLLLEDRAFLRAILYITLTALCLSSMGRRGLAPVLTPVNDFILRYRWQALLLLGLIATYRMSDTVMGVMANVFYIDQGFTKDQIASVSKIFGLIMTLVGAGMGGLLIVRFGILPILFIGGAASAATNLLFLMLVDMGANLNMLILTISLDNFSSGLATSAFVAYLSSLTNLKFSATQYALLSSIMLLLPRLIGGYSGVMVEKFGYHNFFLITALLGVPTLVLIALHWFQESRREGPTPTPEPAPTQVAEES; via the coding sequence ATGCCCCGTAAAACCTGGCGCGCCGCGCTTGCTGCCTATGCCAGCCCTTCGACACTTGTGCTGCTGTTGCTTGGTTTCGCCGCCGGCCTGCCTTACATGCTGGTGTTTTCGACACTTTCGGTCTGGTTGCGTGAAGCCGGTGTGGCTCGCGAAACCATCGGCTATGCGAGCCTGATCGGTCTGGCCTACGCCTTCAAATGGGTGTGGTCGCCGTTACTCGACCAATGGCGCCTGCCATTGCTCGGCAAGCTCGGCCGACGTCGCTCATGGCTGGTGCTGTCCCAGGCACTGGTGATCCTGGGCCTGATCGGCATGGGTTTCTGTGATCCACAAAAACACCTGTCCTGGTTGATCGCCATTGCGGTGGTCGTCGCCTTCGCCTCGGCCACCCAGGACATCGCAGTGGATGCCTATCGCCTGGAAATCGCCGACGACAGCCGGCAGGCCGCCCTCGCCGCCAGCTACATGTCCGGTTACCGGGTCGCAGCGCTGCTGGCGACGGCCGGCGCGCTGTATTTCGCCGAAGGCTTTGGCTCCACCGGTTTCAATTACAAGCATTCGGCGTGGGCCGGCACTTACCTGCTGTTCGGCGTGCTGATGGTGCCTGCACTGCTGACGTCGCTGTTCATGCGCGAACCGCCGGTACCGCTGCGCACGCAATTGCAGGCCGGGCGCTACACCTTCGTGCATCAACTGGCCTCGGTGTTCGTGCTGATCGTGCTGCTGGTGTCGGTACCGGCGACGTTCACCCAGCTGTACAACACCGATTTCGCCAGCGTGCTGTTCGGCGGGGTCAGCCTGCTCGACCTGCTGCTCGAAGATCGCGCGTTCCTGCGCGCCATCCTCTACATCACGCTCACCGCCCTGTGCCTGTCGTCCATGGGCCGGCGCGGCCTGGCGCCGGTGCTGACGCCGGTCAACGACTTCATCCTGCGCTACCGCTGGCAGGCGCTGCTGCTGCTCGGCCTGATCGCCACGTACCGGATGTCGGACACGGTGATGGGGGTGATGGCCAACGTCTTCTACATCGACCAGGGCTTCACCAAGGATCAGATCGCCAGCGTCAGCAAAATCTTCGGCCTGATCATGACCCTGGTCGGCGCCGGCATGGGCGGCCTGCTGATCGTGCGCTTCGGCATCCTGCCGATCCTGTTCATCGGCGGCGCAGCGTCCGCGGCCACCAACCTGCTGTTCCTGATGCTCGTCGACATGGGCGCCAACCTGAACATGCTGATTCTGACCATCTCCCTGGACAACTTCAGCTCGGGCCTGGCGACCTCGGCGTTCGTCGCCTACCTGTCGAGCCTGACCAACCTCAAGTTCTCCGCGACCCAATACGCCCTGCTCAGCTCGATCATGCTGCTGTTGCCGCGCCTGATCGGCGGCTACTCGGGGGTCATGGTGGAAAAATTCGGTTACCACAATTTCTTCCTGATCACGGCCCTGCTCGGTGTCCCGACGCTGGTGCTGATCGCCTTGCACTGGTTCCAGGAAAGCCGCCGCGAAGGCCCGACACCGACGCCCGAGCCCGCTCCCACGCAAGTCGCGGAAGAGTCCTGA
- the pdeM gene encoding ligase-associated DNA damage response endonuclease PdeM produces the protein MNTPYPIRLAGEELWLLPEKALYWPTQQALLIADVHFGKAAAYRSLGQPVPQGTTTRNIAVLDGLLAALPCRQLIFLGDFLHGPGSHASATLNALAAWRARHRDLPMTLIRGNHDKRAGDPPASLDIRVVPEPLLLGPFALQHEPEPHPTRHVLAGHVHPVYRLHGRGRQSLRLACFRFGERVSLLPAFGAFTGGYQVERDERCRIFVIGDNEIWPVST, from the coding sequence ATGAATACGCCCTACCCCATTCGACTGGCTGGCGAAGAATTGTGGCTGCTGCCGGAAAAGGCCCTGTACTGGCCGACACAACAGGCCCTGTTGATCGCCGACGTCCACTTCGGTAAAGCCGCCGCCTATCGCAGCCTCGGCCAGCCGGTGCCCCAGGGCACCACCACCCGCAACATTGCCGTACTCGACGGATTACTGGCGGCCCTACCCTGCCGGCAACTGATTTTCCTCGGTGATTTCCTCCACGGCCCCGGCTCCCACGCCAGTGCCACGCTTAACGCATTGGCGGCGTGGCGCGCGCGGCACCGCGACCTGCCCATGACGCTGATTCGCGGCAACCACGACAAACGGGCGGGCGACCCGCCGGCGTCCCTCGACATTCGCGTGGTGCCCGAACCGCTGCTGCTGGGCCCGTTCGCCCTGCAACACGAACCCGAACCGCATCCCACCCGACATGTGCTGGCCGGCCATGTGCATCCGGTGTATCGGCTGCATGGTCGGGGCAGGCAAAGCCTGCGGCTGGCGTGTTTTCGCTTTGGCGAACGCGTCAGCCTGCTGCCGGCGTTCGGGGCTTTTACCGGGGGGTATCAGGTGGAACGGGATGAGCGGTGCAGGATATTCGTCATCGGCGATAACGAGATTTGGCCTGTAAGCACCTAA
- the dcd gene encoding dCTP deaminase, protein MSIKSDKWIRRMAQEHNMIEPFVERQVRGESDSRVISFGVSSYGYDVRCTNKFKVFTNINSAIVDPKNFDAGSFVDIESDVCIIPPNSFALASTVEYFRIPRNVLTICLGKSTYARCGIIVNVTPLEPEWEGHVTLEFSNTTNLPAKIYANEGVAQMLFLESDEECEVSYKDRGGKYQGQRGVTLPRT, encoded by the coding sequence ATGAGCATCAAATCGGACAAGTGGATTCGCCGCATGGCGCAGGAACACAACATGATCGAGCCTTTCGTCGAGCGCCAGGTGCGCGGCGAGAGCGACAGCCGAGTGATCTCCTTCGGCGTGTCCAGCTATGGCTACGATGTGCGTTGCACCAACAAATTCAAGGTGTTCACCAACATCAATTCGGCCATCGTCGATCCGAAGAACTTCGACGCCGGCAGCTTCGTCGACATCGAAAGCGATGTCTGCATCATCCCGCCGAACTCCTTCGCGCTGGCCAGCACCGTCGAGTACTTCCGCATCCCGCGCAACGTCCTGACCATCTGCCTGGGCAAGAGCACCTATGCCCGTTGCGGCATCATCGTCAACGTCACCCCGCTGGAACCGGAGTGGGAAGGCCACGTGACCCTGGAATTCTCCAACACCACCAACCTGCCGGCGAAAATCTACGCCAACGAAGGCGTGGCGCAGATGCTGTTCCTGGAATCCGATGAAGAGTGCGAAGTGTCCTACAAGGACCGTGGCGGCAAGTACCAGGGCCAACGCGGCGTGACCCTGCCACGCACCTGA
- a CDS encoding cold-shock protein: MSNRQTGTVKWFNDEKGFGFITPQSGDDLFVHFKAIQSDGFKSLKEGQQVSFIATRGQKGMQAEEVQVI, from the coding sequence ATGTCTAATCGCCAAACCGGTACCGTTAAGTGGTTCAACGATGAAAAAGGCTTCGGCTTCATCACCCCACAATCCGGTGACGACCTGTTCGTTCACTTCAAAGCTATCCAATCCGACGGCTTCAAAAGCCTGAAAGAAGGCCAACAGGTTTCTTTCATCGCTACTCGCGGTCAGAAAGGCATGCAAGCTGAAGAAGTACAAGTTATCTAA
- the dinB gene encoding DNA polymerase IV, producing the protein MTQRKIIHVDCDCFYAAIEMRDDPRLAGKPLAVGGSADRRGVIATCNYEARAYGVRSAMSSGHALKLCPDLTIVKPRMDAYREASKEIHTIFRDYTDLIEPLSLDEAYLDVSDSAHFGGSATRIAQDIRRRVSNQLHITVSAGVAPNKFLAKIASDWKKPNGLFVITPDQVEDFVSGLPVSKLHGVGKVTADKLGRLGIADCLQLREWDKLSLVREFGSFGERLWSLARGIDERLVHNDSRRQSISVENTYDTDLPDLKSCLEKLPELMETLAGRMARIDSSYRPGKPFVKVKFHDFTQTTMEQAGAGRDLGSYQLLLTQAFNRGGKPVRLLGIGVRLEDLRGGFEQMELFER; encoded by the coding sequence ATGACCCAGCGAAAAATCATCCACGTCGATTGTGACTGCTTCTATGCCGCCATCGAAATGCGTGACGACCCGCGCCTGGCCGGCAAACCGTTGGCGGTGGGTGGGTCGGCGGACCGCCGTGGAGTGATCGCCACCTGCAACTATGAGGCCCGCGCCTACGGCGTGCGCTCGGCGATGTCGTCGGGGCATGCCTTGAAGCTGTGCCCGGACCTGACCATCGTCAAGCCGCGGATGGACGCCTACCGCGAAGCGTCGAAGGAAATTCACACGATCTTTCGCGATTACACCGACCTGATCGAGCCGCTTTCGTTGGACGAAGCCTACCTCGATGTCTCGGACAGCGCGCACTTCGGCGGCAGCGCCACGCGCATCGCCCAGGACATTCGCCGGCGCGTGTCCAACCAGTTGCACATCACGGTCTCGGCCGGTGTCGCGCCCAACAAGTTCCTGGCCAAGATCGCCAGCGACTGGAAGAAACCCAACGGTCTGTTCGTCATCACCCCCGATCAGGTCGAAGACTTCGTCAGTGGGTTGCCCGTCAGCAAGCTGCACGGCGTCGGCAAGGTGACAGCCGACAAGCTGGGGCGCCTGGGCATTGCCGACTGTTTACAACTGCGCGAATGGGACAAGTTGTCTCTGGTGCGTGAGTTCGGCAGTTTTGGCGAGCGACTCTGGAGCCTGGCCCGTGGGATTGATGAGCGGCTGGTGCACAACGACAGTCGGCGGCAGTCAATCAGTGTCGAAAACACCTACGACACGGATTTGCCCGATTTGAAGAGCTGCCTGGAAAAGTTACCTGAACTGATGGAAACCCTGGCCGGGCGCATGGCGAGGATCGACAGCAGCTATCGACCGGGCAAGCCGTTCGTCAAAGTGAAGTTTCATGATTTCACCCAGACCACCATGGAGCAGGCCGGGGCAGGGCGGGACCTTGGCAGTTATCAGTTACTGCTGACCCAGGCGTTCAACCGCGGTGGCAAGCCGGTGCGGTTGCTGGGGATCGGGGTGCGGCTGGAGGATTTGCGGGGTGGGTTCGAGCAGATGGAGTTGTTTGAGCGGTAG
- a CDS encoding DUF481 domain-containing protein, with protein sequence MVSRTLLCLAVLGVSTPLLADTVWLKNGDKLSGKITLFDGGKLLIQTEYAGAVPIDWKQVKTLESDQELLVKQDAYTGEKAKSLHSAEDGKVTLANGEAPKTVELASIQQILKPKPVVEDLVWKGNIDAALDYQRAEKDTDDYDIDFKTTARHGRWRHIAEGEYNREFQDDVVTTDNWRAEYSLDRFLTDKWFWQGRLVYKRDKVEELSRQRTVGTGPGYQFWDDELGAFSLGSLLNRTDYEFDDGSKENFYSVAMKWDYNRYLIGKKVEFFTNGEIGKPLSGVAEYALDSEVGLRYKVTDWASLNIKAERDIIDGTNDADLDKTRYTAGFGVTW encoded by the coding sequence ATGGTTTCCAGAACTCTGCTGTGCCTCGCTGTCCTCGGTGTTTCCACGCCCCTGCTCGCCGATACCGTCTGGCTGAAGAACGGTGACAAGCTGAGCGGCAAGATCACCCTGTTCGATGGCGGCAAACTGCTGATCCAGACCGAATATGCCGGCGCGGTGCCGATCGACTGGAAACAGGTGAAAACCCTGGAAAGCGACCAGGAACTCTTGGTCAAGCAGGACGCCTACACCGGTGAGAAAGCCAAGTCGCTGCATTCGGCGGAAGACGGCAAGGTCACCCTGGCCAACGGCGAGGCGCCCAAGACCGTCGAGCTGGCGAGTATCCAGCAGATCCTCAAACCCAAGCCGGTGGTCGAGGATCTGGTGTGGAAGGGCAACATCGACGCGGCGCTGGATTACCAGCGGGCGGAGAAAGACACCGACGACTACGACATCGACTTCAAGACCACGGCCCGTCACGGTCGCTGGCGTCACATCGCCGAAGGCGAGTACAACCGCGAATTCCAGGACGACGTGGTGACCACCGACAACTGGCGCGCCGAGTACTCCCTCGACCGCTTCCTGACCGACAAATGGTTCTGGCAGGGCCGGCTGGTGTACAAGCGCGACAAGGTCGAAGAGCTGTCGCGTCAGCGCACGGTCGGTACCGGTCCGGGTTACCAGTTCTGGGATGACGAACTGGGGGCGTTCTCGCTGGGCTCGCTGCTCAACCGCACGGACTACGAGTTCGACGATGGCAGCAAGGAGAACTTCTACTCCGTGGCCATGAAGTGGGACTACAACCGTTACCTGATTGGCAAGAAGGTCGAGTTCTTCACCAACGGCGAAATCGGCAAGCCGCTGTCCGGCGTGGCCGAGTATGCATTGGATTCAGAGGTGGGCCTGCGCTACAAGGTGACGGACTGGGCTTCGCTCAACATCAAGGCCGAGCGTGACATCATTGATGGCACCAATGACGCGGACCTCGACAAGACGCGTTACACCGCAGGTTTTGGTGTGACCTGGTAA
- the mprF gene encoding bifunctional lysylphosphatidylglycerol flippase/synthetase MprF, which translates to MRANSSDPQDPVTATQPIKAERLRVLDLVSKYRQPIGLAVTLLLFAIALIACRHLLSELDLYALHDSIMEVPKPALLGAFAATVVGFIILLGYEWSASQYAGATLTPRVLALGGFTAFAIGNAIGLSMLSGGSVRYRLYARHGLGAAEVARMTLFASLSLGCALPPLAALATLSNLPAASAALGLSQALLGTVAAAVLLLFGVLVVGIYRRRLPEQPFLDSLLVKIGRRTLRLPGRRLTFLQLIITALDVAAAATVLYLLLPEAPPFGAFLLVYLLALAAGVLSHVPGGVGVFEAILLAAFADKLGAAPLAAALLLYRLIYVILPLLVASVLLLINEGQRLFQTRQSLRAASGLAAPILAVLVFLSGVVLLFSGVTPEIDTRLEHIGFLIPHRLVDASHFGASLVGVLCLLLAQGLRRRLSAAWMLTTILLLVGAVLSLLKGFDWEEASLMTLTAALLGVFRRSFYRPSRLTELPFSPLFLVASLCVLGASIWLLLFAYQDVPYSHQLWWQFTLDADAPRGLRSLLGAAVLLMIVSLTWLLRTARPVIHLPTAEELERAHKILMASAQPDGGLALTGDKALLFHPNDEAFLMYARRGRSLVALYDPIGPAQQRAEMIWQFRDLCDIHHARPVFYQVRAENLPYYMDIGLTAIKLGEEARVDLQRFDLEAKGKEMKDLRYTWNRGTRDGLSLEIFEPGQAPMDELKVISDAWLTGKNVREKGFSLGRFSDDYLKHFRIAVIRFEGRPVAFANLLETYGHDLASLDLMRAHPEAPKLTMEFMMVGLIQHYKSHGYARFSLGMVPLSGLQPRRGAPLTQRLGSMVFRRGEQLYNFQGLRRFKDKFQPDWEPRYMAVPAGLDPLVALADTAALIAGGLTGLVKR; encoded by the coding sequence ATGCGCGCCAACTCGTCTGATCCACAAGACCCCGTCACAGCGACACAACCTATCAAGGCCGAGCGTCTGCGCGTGCTTGATCTGGTGAGCAAGTACCGCCAACCCATCGGCCTGGCGGTCACCCTGCTGCTGTTCGCGATTGCGCTGATTGCCTGTCGCCACCTCCTGAGCGAACTTGACCTGTACGCGCTGCACGACTCGATCATGGAAGTGCCGAAACCGGCCTTGCTGGGCGCATTCGCGGCAACCGTGGTCGGCTTCATCATCCTCCTGGGTTACGAATGGTCGGCCAGCCAATATGCCGGCGCGACCCTGACACCCCGTGTTCTGGCCCTCGGCGGGTTTACGGCCTTCGCCATCGGCAATGCCATCGGGCTGTCGATGCTGTCTGGCGGCTCGGTCCGCTACCGTTTGTATGCGCGTCATGGCCTGGGCGCGGCAGAAGTCGCGCGCATGACCTTGTTCGCCAGCCTGTCCCTGGGCTGCGCCCTGCCACCGCTGGCGGCGCTGGCCACACTCAGTAACCTGCCCGCCGCCTCCGCCGCACTGGGTCTGTCCCAGGCCTTGCTGGGCACCGTGGCCGCTGCTGTCCTGCTGCTGTTCGGCGTGCTGGTGGTCGGCATCTATCGGCGTCGGCTGCCAGAGCAACCTTTTCTGGACAGCCTGCTGGTCAAGATCGGTCGCCGCACCCTGCGCCTGCCGGGCCGCCGCCTGACCTTCCTGCAACTGATCATCACCGCCCTGGACGTGGCCGCCGCCGCGACCGTTCTGTATCTGTTGCTGCCGGAAGCGCCGCCCTTCGGTGCGTTCCTGCTGGTCTACCTGCTGGCGCTGGCCGCGGGTGTACTCAGCCACGTTCCCGGTGGCGTCGGCGTGTTCGAAGCGATCCTGCTGGCCGCCTTCGCCGACAAACTGGGCGCCGCGCCGCTGGCCGCCGCCCTGCTGCTCTACCGCCTGATCTATGTGATCCTGCCTTTGCTGGTGGCCAGCGTGCTGCTGCTGATCAACGAAGGCCAGCGCCTGTTCCAGACCCGGCAAAGCCTGCGCGCCGCCTCCGGCCTGGCCGCGCCGATTCTGGCGGTGCTGGTGTTCCTGTCCGGCGTGGTCCTGCTGTTCTCCGGCGTGACCCCGGAAATCGACACGCGCCTGGAACACATCGGTTTTCTGATCCCCCATCGCCTGGTTGACGCCTCGCACTTCGGCGCCAGCCTGGTGGGCGTGCTCTGCCTGCTGCTGGCCCAGGGCCTGCGTCGGCGCCTGTCCGCCGCCTGGATGCTGACCACCATTTTACTGCTGGTGGGCGCGGTGCTCTCGCTGCTCAAGGGTTTCGACTGGGAAGAAGCCAGCCTGATGACCCTGACGGCCGCCCTGCTCGGCGTGTTCCGGCGTTCGTTCTACCGCCCGAGCCGCCTGACCGAACTGCCGTTTTCGCCGCTGTTTCTGGTGGCGAGCCTGTGCGTACTGGGCGCGTCGATCTGGTTGCTGCTGTTCGCCTACCAGGACGTGCCATACAGCCATCAGCTGTGGTGGCAGTTCACCCTCGACGCCGATGCCCCACGCGGCTTGCGCTCGCTGCTCGGCGCTGCCGTGTTGCTGATGATCGTCTCCCTGACCTGGCTGCTGCGCACCGCACGCCCGGTGATTCATCTGCCAACCGCCGAAGAACTGGAGCGCGCGCACAAGATCCTCATGGCCTCGGCGCAACCGGACGGCGGCCTGGCCCTGACCGGCGACAAGGCGCTGCTGTTCCACCCCAACGACGAGGCGTTCCTGATGTACGCCCGGCGCGGGCGCAGCCTGGTGGCACTGTACGACCCGATCGGCCCGGCCCAGCAACGGGCGGAAATGATCTGGCAGTTCCGCGACCTGTGCGACATCCACCACGCCCGCCCGGTGTTCTACCAGGTGCGTGCGGAGAACCTGCCGTACTACATGGACATCGGCCTGACCGCGATCAAGCTCGGCGAAGAAGCCCGGGTCGATCTGCAGCGCTTCGATCTCGAAGCCAAGGGCAAGGAGATGAAGGACCTGCGCTACACCTGGAACCGAGGCACCCGCGACGGCCTGTCGCTGGAGATCTTCGAGCCGGGACAGGCGCCGATGGATGAGCTCAAGGTGATTTCCGATGCCTGGCTGACCGGCAAGAACGTACGCGAGAAAGGCTTCTCCCTCGGCCGTTTCAGCGATGACTACCTCAAACATTTCCGCATCGCGGTGATTCGCTTCGAAGGGCGCCCGGTGGCGTTCGCCAACCTGCTCGAGACCTACGGCCATGACCTGGCCAGCCTCGACCTGATGCGCGCGCACCCCGAAGCCCCCAAGCTGACCATGGAGTTCATGATGGTCGGCCTGATCCAACATTATAAGAGTCACGGATACGCGCGTTTCAGCCTGGGCATGGTGCCACTATCGGGGCTGCAACCCCGTCGCGGTGCACCGCTGACCCAGCGCCTGGGCTCGATGGTCTTCCGCCGTGGTGAGCAGCTCTACAACTTCCAAGGCTTGCGCCGCTTCAAAGACAAGTTCCAGCCTGACTGGGAACCCCGTTATATGGCCGTACCG
- a CDS encoding MGMT family protein: MSDPTAETESPAQIRRTALYLTLAQVPEGKVVSYGQLAELAGLGRAARWVGRTLSQLPGDTKLPWHRVLGAGGRISLPAGSPSGDEQRARLREEGISVLNNRVDIQRHGWRPVEHSG; encoded by the coding sequence GTGAGCGATCCCACCGCCGAAACCGAAAGCCCCGCGCAAATCCGACGCACGGCGCTTTATCTGACCCTGGCGCAGGTACCCGAGGGCAAAGTCGTGAGCTATGGTCAGCTTGCCGAACTGGCGGGCCTGGGGCGCGCGGCGCGCTGGGTCGGCCGAACCCTGAGCCAACTGCCCGGCGACACGAAACTGCCCTGGCACCGGGTACTCGGCGCCGGCGGCAGAATCAGCCTTCCGGCAGGCAGCCCGTCGGGTGACGAGCAGCGCGCCCGATTACGCGAGGAAGGCATCAGCGTCCTCAACAATCGTGTTGATATTCAGCGCCATGGCTGGCGTCCGGTAGAGCACAGCGGTTAG